The proteins below are encoded in one region of Ursus arctos isolate Adak ecotype North America unplaced genomic scaffold, UrsArc2.0 scaffold_24, whole genome shotgun sequence:
- the ARL4D gene encoding ADP-ribosylation factor-like protein 4D: protein MGNHLTEMAPTASSFLPHFQALHVVVIGLDSAGKTSLLYRLKFKEFVQSIPTKGFNTEKIRVPLGGSRGITFQVWDVGGQEKLRPLWRSYTRRTDGLVFVVDAAEAERLEEAKVELHRISRASDNQGVPVLVLANKQDQPGALSAAEVEKRLAVRELAAATLTHVQGCSAVDGLGLQPGLERLYEMILKRKKAARVGRKRR, encoded by the coding sequence ATGGGGAACCACTTGACGGAGATGGCGCCCACTGCCTCCTCTTTCTTGCCCCACTTCCAGGCCCTGCATGTCGTGGTCATTGGGCTGGACTCTGCTGGAAAGACCTCGCTCCTTTACCGCCTCAAGTTCAAGGAGTTTGTCCAGAGCATCCCCACGAAAGGCTTCAACACAGAGAAGATCCGGGTGCCGCTGGGAGGGTCCCGTGGCATCACCTTCCAAGTGTGGGATGTCGGGGGGCAAGAGAAGCTGCGACCGCTGTGGCGCTCCTACACACGTCGGACAGACGGGCTGGTGTTTGTGGTGGATGCTGCCGAGGCTGAGCGCCTGGAGGAGGCCAAGGTGGAGCTACACCGAATCAGTCGGGCTTCGGACAACCAGGGTGTGCCTGTGCTGGTGCTGGCCAACAAGCAGGATCAGCCCGGGGCGCTGAGCGCCGCAGAGGTTGAGAAGAGGCTCGCAGTCCGAGAGCTTGCAGCGGCCACGCTCACCCACGTGCAGGGCTGCAGCGCTGTGGATGGGCTGGGCCTGCAGCCGGGCCTGGAGCGCCTGTACGAGATGATCCTTAAGAGGAAGAAGGCAGCCCGGGTAGGCAGGAAGAGACGGTGA